Below is a window of Pochonia chlamydosporia 170 chromosome 7, whole genome shotgun sequence DNA.
ACTGTgaaagtctggtctggtctgccgATGCGGTTCCAGGGACTAGCGAGATTCACTTTGTCCCGATAAACCCCAGGCTTGACTCATTTTCCCTTTTAAACAACACCCCCCATCACATCGTCTCTTCCCACTCTTGACCATTCTGCATCTTTCCAATTGCATTCCATCATCCTTCTGGGGAACATTAAACTCGATTGACCTTACATACCTTGTAAGCCCCCAAGTGCTGTCATTGGTCTTGCGTAGTCCGAAAGCGGTAATTGTACTGAGACATTCACTTAGAGAATCCGTATCCCGAgagaccaccaccaaaactCAAAAATCTCAGTCAACACCTCATTTTGCCACGCAACGCCCTTCTCTTTTTGTTGCTCTCAAAACGCCAGACATAGTCAAGTCTTCTCTCCAAACACAATCGCAATGGCCCCCTCCGCTGTTTCCCAACAGGATGTCAACCTgactgccgccgccatccagcGCAAGGAGGCTTCCATCTCCAATGGTGACAACGCTCAAAAGGCTCCCCTTGATGCCTCAAAGCTCACCTACACTCTGACCAAGGCGCCTCGTCCAGTCCCCGATGAGGCCGTTGCCAATTCTGGTGACGAGACAATTGCCACTGACCACATGGTCACTGCTACCTGGAAGGCTTCAACCGGCTGGGGCACTCCCGAACTGAAGCCATACGGTCCATTGAGCCTCATGCCTACTGCCTCCTGCTTGCACTACGCCACCGAGTGCTTCGAGGGTCTCAAGGTCTTCCGTGGTTACGATGGAAAGCTGCGTGTCTTCCGCCCCGACCGCAACTGCGCCCGTATGGTCATGTCCGCTGGACGCATCTCCCTGCCCGTCTTCGAGCCCGCCGAGCTCGAGAAGCTCATGATCGCTCTTTTGTCTGTTGACGGCACCAAATGGCTGCCCAAGGAACGCCCCGGCAACTACCTCTATATTCGCCCTACTCTCATCGGTACCCAGTCCCAGCTCGGTGTCCAGGCCCCCAAGGAGGCTATGCTCTACATCATTGTCACCTTCTTGCCTCGCCTGGACTCTCCTCCCGGCGGCATGCGTCTTCACACCTCCCCCGAGGACATGGTTCGTGCCTGGGTTGGTGGATTCGGCTACGCCAAGGTTGGCGCAAACTATGGCCCTTCTTTGATGGCCACCCAGGATGCTCGCCGTCGTGGATTCCACCAGATTCTCTGGCTGTATGGCCAGCAGGGCGAGTGCACCGAGGCCGGCGCCAGCaacttcttcgtcctctggaagcgcaaggatggcaagaagGAGCTCATCACTGCCCCATTGGACGATAAGCTGATCCTGGACGGTGTTACTCGCCGCAGCTGTTTGGATATTGCCCGCGAGAGACTGGCGGGTGAGATTGAGGTTACCGAGCGCAAGTACACTATTGATGAGCTTTTCGAGGCTGATGCCGAGGGACGCATCCTCGaatcttttgctgctggcaCTGCTGTAAGTTTTCCCCCTCCCCATTTTGCAGGTctggcgatgatgacggaTGGTGCGAAACTTGTACAAAAAACATGGCAGCTAACCAAGTTGGTTTCTTTATAGTACTTTGTCTGTGCCGTCtctcaaatccaccaccGCGGCAAGGATATCAACATCCCTATGGGCCCCGAGGGCAAAGCTGGCGAAATCACTACCAAGCTCAAGACCTGGGTCGGCGATATTATGTACGGCCGTGAGCAACACGAGTGGGGTGTTGTTATCCCTGAGAAGGAACAGTAATTTTGGGCACCGAATTTTCCGCATTGCGTCACAAAAGGGAAACGGAAAGGATGTTCCCGTGCTTTGAAATAAAGAAGAGTGAAGCGATTCACggatttctttcttcttttttttagTTTTCGTTGTTGGGAAACGATGACATGTTTCTTTTGCTATTTACGGATCGCTTTTAGATCGTTGGcgacttttttttctgtCTTGGTTCCCCACGACTTGGAGTTTGGCGAAACACTGATGATCcggttggttgttgttgcatTAGCATGATGTTATAGATGTGCAATGATACAGATGAGATTTAATCACATTACGCATTGTCCTTGTGGCTGCGATTTTTAATTATCATTACTGGAACTGGTGTGATGTTTATGGTGCATTGAGGGTCCTGCTTGTTCTGGACGCAAGTGAACAAGACACTGGAGCTAgtctgccatcatggcctgCATCATCTTATGAGATTCTTTCCACATCAAATCGCGATATTCCTACACTAATTAGTATTGGTTAGACGACTCGACGTCGGACCACTCACCTTGTCCATTTGCTCAATATCAGCAGTCTTGTCTCTTACAATCCCGTCAATCTCGCCGGTTAGTGCCTCCATGTTCTCTTTCACATTTGAATCATCACTGCCGGCGGGCACCTCCAGaatttctgcttcttgttcaGTGCAAGCAATCCATTCCTTGTTGAGGAATTGTAGTTCTTTTTCCGCGGTGGATATCTTATCCTGTAGTAACGACAAGTGCTTCTGAATTGTTCCCTTGGGAAATCGCTTGGAGTGGCATAGGGTTGCAGATAGAGGATAGGTAATGTTCCCATAGAGGGCAGCAGTGACACTTAATGTCGATACGGATTCGGCGTGGAACGCATTGATTTGGTCGGAAATGACGTCGTGGACGTTCTTGAGTTTAGACATCGCCAACTTGTATGTTTCTTCGCCCGAACGAGCAAACGTTTCTGAACAGCTTATTTAGCGTGGAGATGTGCCATCTGAGGTTTGCAACCTACCATCTAGTTTGTCCATAATGGCTCGTCCGGCATCTGAAGTGCAAGGTATTCCGGAACCAGTGGTGGCAGAGAATGCACTCCGTAGCTGGCGGTAGATATCATTGTGGTTGGGATACGACTCAGCAGAAGACGGGCC
It encodes the following:
- a CDS encoding branched-chain amino acid aminotransferase (similar to Aspergillus oryzae RIB40 XP_001820703.1) produces the protein MAPSAVSQQDVNLTAAAIQRKEASISNGDNAQKAPLDASKLTYTLTKAPRPVPDEAVANSGDETIATDHMVTATWKASTGWGTPELKPYGPLSLMPTASCLHYATECFEGLKVFRGYDGKLRVFRPDRNCARMVMSAGRISLPVFEPAELEKLMIALLSVDGTKWLPKERPGNYLYIRPTLIGTQSQLGVQAPKEAMLYIIVTFLPRLDSPPGGMRLHTSPEDMVRAWVGGFGYAKVGANYGPSLMATQDARRRGFHQILWLYGQQGECTEAGASNFFVLWKRKDGKKELITAPLDDKLILDGVTRRSCLDIARERLAGEIEVTERKYTIDELFEADAEGRILESFAAGTAYFVCAVSQIHHRGKDINIPMGPEGKAGEITTKLKTWVGDIMYGREQHEWGVVIPEKEQ